One genomic segment of Gemmatimonadota bacterium includes these proteins:
- the pheS gene encoding phenylalanine--tRNA ligase subunit alpha, whose amino-acid sequence MVQEAEAIEARALEEIARAADPSDLEDIRIRYMGKNGDLTRVLRSVGKAEPRDRPRIGQRVNQAKKTIGEALEARRAACEAGGETAAGVLDVTLPGRPPPLGSKHPLTLIREEVTEIFRDMGFSVVDGPEVEWDYYNFEALNIPRDHPARDTQDTFYLGSDIVLRTHTSPVQVRVMEQQKPPVRVIVPGRTYRHENPDATHAFTFHQCEGLYVDKGVTMAQLKGDMTYFAQRLFGGKVKVRFLPDFFPFTEPSVQYDFSCVACGGGGCRICKYSGWLEISGAGMVDPAVFGFVDYDPEVYTGYAFGMGLDRLAMFKYGIDSIHMFLENDLRQLEGD is encoded by the coding sequence ATGGTACAGGAAGCAGAAGCGATTGAAGCCCGGGCGCTGGAGGAAATCGCCCGCGCCGCCGACCCGTCGGACCTGGAAGATATCCGCATCAGGTACATGGGGAAGAACGGCGACCTGACCCGCGTCCTGCGGTCCGTGGGCAAGGCGGAACCCCGGGACCGCCCCCGCATCGGCCAACGGGTCAACCAGGCCAAGAAGACCATCGGCGAAGCCCTGGAAGCGCGCAGGGCGGCGTGCGAAGCGGGTGGGGAAACCGCGGCAGGCGTCCTGGACGTCACGCTGCCGGGACGCCCCCCGCCCCTGGGAAGCAAGCATCCCCTGACCCTGATCCGCGAGGAAGTCACCGAGATCTTCCGGGACATGGGTTTCTCGGTGGTGGACGGTCCCGAGGTGGAGTGGGACTACTACAACTTCGAAGCGCTGAACATCCCGCGCGACCACCCGGCCCGGGATACCCAGGACACCTTCTACCTCGGCAGCGACATCGTGCTGCGGACCCATACCTCGCCGGTGCAGGTCCGGGTCATGGAACAGCAGAAGCCCCCGGTGCGCGTGATCGTGCCGGGACGCACCTACCGCCACGAGAACCCCGACGCCACCCACGCCTTCACTTTCCACCAGTGCGAGGGCCTGTACGTGGACAAAGGGGTCACGATGGCGCAGCTCAAGGGCGACATGACCTACTTCGCCCAGCGGCTCTTCGGCGGGAAGGTCAAGGTGCGATTCCTCCCCGATTTCTTCCCCTTCACCGAACCCAGCGTACAGTACGACTTCTCCTGCGTCGCGTGCGGCGGCGGCGGTTGCCGGATCTGCAAGTATTCGGGTTGGCTGGAGATCTCGGGCGCCGGCATGGTCGACCCGGCCGTCTTCGGATTCGTGGACTACGATCCGGAAGTATACACCGGCTACGCCTTCGGCATGGGGCTGGACCGCCTCGCCATGTTCAAGTACGGGATCGACAGCATCCATATGTTCCTGGAGAACGACCTGCGCCAGCTCGAAGGCGACTGA
- a CDS encoding PBP1A family penicillin-binding protein encodes MDFLRDLRDRLPDNDWMNRLGRFLGNILQRILRSFPRMRARGAADGGRRSAGDHGFAAPGNAGHRGPGVEGAHASAVKVRETPIARSFRFIRRMVYAGSAALMFGALVAVVMFYLTVPSIPRLPDDLNDIFGQMTRIYAEDQEGNPRLVHTLGGHRRVALEEIAPVFRDAIIATEDADFYHHRGVDKPGIVRAFVTNLREGQILGQGASTITQQLARHLFFTREKVWIRKIREAMASMQIEARFTKDEILSAYCNNMYFGADAYGVEEAAQRFFSKRASELTLGESALLAGLVQRPSDYNPYYRMDRALSRRETVFRRMMDNGYITEEDAALAREEEITLKGTSIGPARGPYYLDYVEDLLIRRFGSNLVFNGGLTVHIAMDLDLQELAEETISTRMTYVDSLVGDPAYDTATTEERKQALEAALVAVDTRTGAVRALAGGRDYTASEFNRAVESNRQPGSGFKPVVYLAALDHLGYSAKTVVVDEPVAYTTELGDLWEPQNFTREYEGPVILKRAFMRSINVVSAKLVSEVGPSTVIEYARRLGISSPLEPILSLALGTNGVSPLEMASAYSVFATGGIYHRPYVITRVEDSEGRVIEETEPESRRVISEQSAYLMLDLLRGVMSGGTGVGARYRYGFTAPSGGKTGTSSESRDVWFNGFTKDLATSVWVGYDDARPLLSIVEDEEITGASGAIPVWAPFMKQAAALQEQREVQATMAAADSAGGRLAVLPAEGVGGEDSGPEAGVEKTVDEEAKPPPAFPMPLGIEKIRVDFRTGRLSQDLERSLVVTVRGTNPRVRTEMIPPDGAASEETGLLGPGGPADGAAPEETGLLKPADRTGTEEMGSGLPGVPGGPVDQ; translated from the coding sequence ATGGACTTCTTACGAGACCTCCGGGATAGACTCCCCGACAATGACTGGATGAATCGCCTCGGGAGATTCCTGGGAAACATCCTGCAGCGCATCCTGAGAAGTTTCCCGCGGATGCGCGCTCGCGGCGCGGCGGACGGCGGACGGCGCAGTGCGGGAGACCACGGCTTCGCGGCACCAGGTAACGCCGGCCATCGCGGCCCGGGAGTGGAAGGTGCCCACGCCTCAGCGGTAAAAGTCCGGGAAACCCCCATCGCGCGGTCATTCAGATTTATCAGGCGCATGGTATACGCAGGATCGGCCGCGTTGATGTTCGGTGCGCTCGTGGCCGTGGTGATGTTCTACCTCACCGTGCCCTCCATTCCCCGCCTTCCGGACGACTTGAACGACATCTTCGGACAGATGACCCGGATCTATGCCGAAGACCAGGAGGGCAATCCCCGCCTGGTGCATACCCTGGGCGGCCATCGCCGGGTCGCGCTGGAAGAGATCGCGCCGGTGTTCCGGGACGCGATCATCGCCACCGAGGACGCCGATTTCTACCATCACCGGGGCGTGGACAAGCCCGGCATCGTCCGAGCCTTCGTGACCAATCTCCGCGAGGGCCAGATCCTGGGTCAGGGCGCGAGCACGATCACCCAGCAGCTGGCGCGCCACCTCTTCTTCACCCGTGAGAAGGTATGGATCCGCAAGATCCGCGAAGCCATGGCCTCCATGCAGATCGAGGCGAGGTTCACCAAAGACGAGATCCTGTCCGCGTACTGCAACAATATGTATTTCGGCGCCGACGCCTACGGCGTGGAAGAGGCCGCGCAACGGTTCTTCAGCAAGCGCGCGAGCGAGCTCACGCTGGGCGAATCCGCGCTGCTCGCCGGGCTGGTCCAGCGGCCGAGCGACTACAACCCCTACTACCGCATGGACCGTGCGCTCAGCCGCAGAGAGACCGTGTTCCGCCGCATGATGGACAACGGGTACATCACGGAAGAAGACGCCGCGCTGGCCCGGGAGGAAGAGATCACGCTCAAAGGAACGAGCATCGGTCCGGCCAGGGGACCGTACTACCTCGATTATGTCGAAGACCTGCTGATCCGGCGCTTCGGCAGCAACCTGGTCTTCAACGGCGGGCTCACCGTGCACATCGCCATGGACCTGGACTTGCAGGAACTCGCCGAGGAGACCATCAGCACCCGGATGACTTACGTGGATTCCCTGGTCGGCGATCCGGCCTACGATACGGCCACGACGGAAGAACGTAAACAGGCGCTCGAGGCGGCGTTGGTCGCCGTCGACACGCGCACCGGGGCGGTACGGGCCCTGGCCGGGGGCCGCGACTACACGGCAAGCGAATTCAACCGGGCTGTCGAGAGCAACCGGCAACCGGGGTCCGGTTTCAAGCCGGTCGTCTACCTTGCGGCGCTGGACCACCTGGGTTATTCTGCCAAAACAGTCGTGGTGGACGAGCCCGTGGCCTATACCACCGAACTGGGAGATCTCTGGGAACCGCAGAACTTCACCCGGGAGTACGAGGGGCCCGTCATCCTCAAGCGCGCCTTCATGCGGTCGATCAACGTGGTCTCCGCTAAACTGGTCAGCGAAGTCGGTCCCTCGACGGTCATCGAGTACGCCCGCCGGCTGGGCATATCCAGCCCGCTGGAGCCCATACTCTCCCTGGCGTTGGGCACCAACGGCGTTTCTCCCCTGGAGATGGCTTCCGCCTACTCCGTGTTCGCCACCGGCGGGATCTACCACAGGCCCTACGTCATAACCCGCGTGGAAGATTCCGAGGGCAGGGTGATCGAGGAAACCGAACCGGAATCGCGTCGCGTGATCAGCGAGCAGTCCGCGTACCTGATGCTCGACCTCCTGCGTGGCGTCATGAGCGGCGGCACAGGGGTCGGCGCACGCTACAGGTATGGTTTCACGGCCCCGAGCGGCGGGAAAACGGGGACTTCAAGCGAATCCAGGGACGTCTGGTTCAACGGTTTTACGAAGGACCTCGCGACATCCGTCTGGGTGGGATACGACGATGCCCGGCCCCTCCTGTCCATCGTGGAAGACGAAGAGATTACCGGCGCTTCGGGCGCCATACCCGTCTGGGCGCCCTTCATGAAACAGGCCGCGGCGCTGCAGGAACAGCGTGAAGTCCAGGCGACGATGGCGGCGGCCGATTCCGCGGGCGGACGGCTGGCCGTTCTTCCGGCGGAAGGCGTCGGCGGTGAGGATAGCGGACCGGAAGCCGGGGTCGAAAAGACCGTGGACGAGGAAGCGAAACCGCCACCGGCTTTCCCCATGCCGCTGGGCATCGAGAAGATCCGCGTCGACTTCCGCACGGGCCGGCTGTCTCAGGACCTGGAGCGCTCGCTGGTCGTGACCGTCCGGGGCACGAATCCCAGGGTAAGGACGGAGATGATCCCGCCGGACGGGGCCGCATCCGAAGAGACCGGATTGCTGGGGCCAGGCGGGCCAGCGGACGGGGCCGCACCTGAAGAGACTGGTTTGCTGAAGCCAGCGGACCGGACCGGAACCGAAGAGATGGGATCAGGCTTACCGGGCGTACCAGGCGGTCCGGTCGATCAGTAG
- the thrS gene encoding threonine--tRNA ligase translates to MELGSTVMDAVARIGPGLGKAALAAKIDGAQVDLDHRLDGDASLEVLTFSNPEGREVYWHSTTHLMAQATKELFPEAQLTIGPPIDEGFYYDFDKPEPFTTDDLERIEGRMVELSRADMPIRRRELTREDARALFTERGESYKVEMIDDLEADEVISIYEQGDFIDLCRGPHIPSTGKIKAFKLLSVAAAYWHGDENNQSLQRIYGVSYPRRKDLDEYLERRAEAERRDHRKLGRQLGLFMFHPYAPASPFFFPKGARVYNTLTDYVRDLYKKHGYDEVITPLIYEAGLWKTSGHYEHFWDEMFTINADDREYAPKPMNCPSHCLMYAAGHHSYRDLPIRYADFARLHRHERSGVTAGLMRVRSFSQDDAHIFCRPDQIRDEVDDFIKMLSDAYTTLGFEDTVIHLSTRSEKRAGSDELWDQAEETLARVLDDLGVDYEVSPGEAAFYGPKVDFFVKDALQRPWQLGTCQLDFNMPELFDLEYITESGRPARPVMIHRAILGSLERFLGVYIEHCAGAFPTWLAPVQAVVIGISEHQTHYVHGVARRLEDAGIRVEIDVRNQKVGYKIREAETKKIPFMAIAGAREMEAGDVSVRRHGQGNLGNMPVEALIGAVREEIDRTVRTSRTVQAAE, encoded by the coding sequence ATGGAACTGGGATCGACGGTCATGGACGCGGTGGCGCGCATTGGTCCCGGTCTGGGCAAGGCGGCGCTCGCGGCCAAGATCGACGGCGCCCAGGTCGACCTGGACCATCGGCTGGACGGGGACGCCTCCCTCGAGGTGCTGACCTTCAGCAATCCCGAGGGCCGGGAGGTCTACTGGCACAGCACGACGCACCTGATGGCCCAGGCCACCAAGGAGCTGTTCCCCGAAGCGCAGCTGACCATCGGTCCGCCGATCGACGAGGGATTCTACTACGACTTCGACAAGCCGGAGCCATTCACGACCGATGATCTCGAGCGCATCGAGGGCCGCATGGTCGAGCTGTCCCGGGCGGACATGCCCATCCGGCGCCGCGAGCTCACCCGGGAGGATGCCCGCGCCCTGTTCACCGAGCGGGGCGAGTCCTACAAGGTCGAGATGATCGACGACCTCGAGGCCGACGAGGTGATCAGCATCTACGAGCAGGGGGATTTCATCGACCTCTGCCGGGGCCCGCACATCCCGTCGACAGGCAAGATCAAGGCCTTCAAGCTGCTCAGCGTCGCGGCCGCCTACTGGCACGGGGACGAGAACAACCAGAGTCTGCAGCGGATATACGGCGTATCCTATCCCCGAAGAAAGGACCTGGACGAGTACCTGGAACGGCGCGCAGAGGCCGAGCGGCGGGACCACCGCAAGCTGGGCCGGCAACTCGGGCTGTTCATGTTCCATCCCTATGCGCCGGCGTCGCCCTTCTTCTTCCCGAAAGGCGCCCGGGTCTACAACACCCTGACCGACTACGTGCGCGATCTATACAAGAAGCACGGGTACGACGAAGTCATCACTCCGCTGATCTACGAAGCCGGTCTGTGGAAGACCTCCGGCCACTACGAGCATTTCTGGGACGAGATGTTCACCATAAACGCCGACGACCGGGAATACGCGCCCAAGCCGATGAACTGTCCCAGCCACTGCCTCATGTACGCGGCGGGGCACCATTCCTACCGCGATCTGCCCATCCGGTACGCCGATTTCGCCCGGCTGCACCGGCACGAGCGTTCTGGGGTGACGGCCGGCCTGATGCGGGTGCGCTCCTTCTCACAGGACGACGCCCACATCTTCTGTCGCCCCGATCAGATCCGGGACGAAGTCGACGATTTCATCAAGATGCTGTCGGACGCCTACACTACGCTGGGGTTCGAGGACACTGTCATCCACCTGTCCACGCGATCGGAAAAGCGCGCCGGTTCCGACGAGCTCTGGGACCAGGCGGAGGAGACCCTCGCCCGCGTGCTGGACGACCTGGGGGTCGATTACGAGGTGTCGCCCGGCGAGGCGGCCTTCTACGGACCGAAAGTGGATTTTTTCGTGAAGGACGCCCTCCAGCGCCCCTGGCAGCTGGGCACATGCCAGCTTGACTTCAACATGCCGGAGCTTTTCGACCTGGAATACATCACCGAATCCGGCAGGCCCGCCCGGCCCGTCATGATCCACCGCGCCATCCTCGGAAGCCTGGAACGGTTCCTCGGCGTGTACATCGAGCACTGCGCCGGCGCGTTCCCGACCTGGCTGGCGCCGGTCCAGGCCGTCGTGATCGGCATATCGGAACATCAGACCCATTATGTCCACGGCGTGGCGCGCAGGCTCGAAGACGCGGGGATCCGGGTCGAGATAGACGTGAGAAACCAGAAAGTTGGATACAAGATCCGCGAGGCGGAGACGAAGAAGATCCCCTTCATGGCCATTGCCGGGGCCCGCGAGATGGAGGCCGGCGACGTGTCCGTGCGCCGTCACGGCCAGGGCAACCTGGGGAATATGCCGGTGGAAGCCCTGATCGGCGCGGTGAGAGAAGAAATCGACCGGACCGTCCGGACAAGCCGGACCGTCCAGGCGGCGGAATAA
- the rpmI gene encoding 50S ribosomal protein L35: protein MPKIKTLKAAAKRFKRVASGKFKRSHSHATHNKLSKNGKRTRSLRGTAMASKADTPRLKRMMPN from the coding sequence ATGCCGAAAATCAAGACGTTGAAAGCGGCGGCGAAACGCTTCAAGCGGGTAGCCTCCGGCAAGTTCAAACGCAGCCATTCCCACGCGACCCACAATAAGTTGTCCAAGAACGGCAAGCGCACGAGAAGCCTTCGCGGTACCGCCATGGCGAGCAAGGCCGACACCCCGCGCCTCAAGCGGATGATGCCGAACTAA
- a CDS encoding glucose 1-dehydrogenase, protein MGRGVAPPAAHAGPAQQGSVRLMADASTGSEKPDQYEQTAEFAGRTALVTGGSRGIGRSTCRMLAEHGARVAINYARNEEAAKAALAMVEETGTEGMIVQADVSSEADVNRMAAEVRARLGPVDLLVNNAGIAKNQPHSELAFADWKRMFEVNVDGVFLATWAVKDEMIERGFGRIVNVASLAGIILKKDMIHYATTKAAVISLTRHCAEAFAPHNVRVNCVAPGLTDTDLAGSGNPGMIDRLIASTPMGRIAQPGEMASVIRFLLSEDSSFVTGQTVTACGGRS, encoded by the coding sequence ATGGGCCGAGGCGTCGCCCCGCCTGCAGCGCATGCTGGGCCGGCACAGCAAGGGAGCGTACGGCTGATGGCTGACGCATCGACAGGGTCCGAAAAACCCGATCAGTACGAACAGACCGCGGAGTTTGCGGGCCGCACCGCCCTGGTGACCGGCGGTTCCCGTGGGATCGGCCGATCCACGTGCCGCATGCTGGCGGAACACGGCGCCCGGGTGGCGATCAACTACGCGCGCAACGAGGAAGCGGCGAAAGCGGCTCTCGCCATGGTGGAGGAGACCGGCACGGAAGGCATGATCGTACAGGCAGACGTATCATCGGAAGCCGACGTGAACCGGATGGCCGCGGAAGTGAGGGCGCGCCTGGGACCGGTCGACCTGCTGGTGAATAACGCGGGGATCGCGAAGAACCAGCCCCATTCGGAACTCGCCTTCGCGGACTGGAAACGCATGTTCGAGGTGAACGTGGACGGGGTGTTCCTGGCGACCTGGGCGGTGAAGGACGAGATGATCGAACGTGGATTCGGTCGCATCGTCAACGTGGCTTCGCTCGCGGGCATCATCCTGAAGAAGGACATGATCCACTACGCCACGACCAAGGCGGCGGTGATTTCCCTCACGCGGCACTGCGCGGAGGCTTTCGCGCCCCATAACGTCCGCGTGAACTGCGTGGCCCCGGGCCTGACCGATACCGACCTGGCCGGGTCAGGCAACCCGGGCATGATCGACCGGCTCATCGCTTCCACGCCCATGGGCCGCATAGCCCAGCCCGGGGAAATGGCCTCGGTGATCCGGTTCCTGCTCTCGGAAGACTCCAGCTTCGTGACCGGCCAGACCGTCACGGCCTGCGGCGGGCGAAGCTGA
- the rplT gene encoding 50S ribosomal protein L20, with translation MPRATNATASHRRRKKTIKLARGYWGRRNRLYRTAREAVNRGWAYAYRDRRRRRRDFRRLWITRINAAARLNGLTYGQLIHGLKLARIEIDRKLLAELAVNDPPAFAVVADAAKAQVS, from the coding sequence ATGCCACGCGCCACGAACGCCACCGCCTCGCACAGGCGGCGCAAGAAAACCATCAAGCTGGCCAGGGGATACTGGGGCCGCCGCAACCGGCTTTACCGGACAGCCCGCGAAGCCGTCAACCGGGGCTGGGCCTACGCGTACCGCGACCGCCGCCGGCGCCGTCGCGATTTCCGCCGTCTGTGGATCACCCGGATCAACGCGGCGGCAAGGCTTAACGGCCTGACGTACGGTCAACTCATACACGGCTTGAAGCTGGCCCGGATCGAAATCGACCGGAAACTCCTTGCCGAACTCGCCGTCAACGATCCGCCCGCCTTCGCCGTGGTGGCAGACGCAGCCAAAGCGCAGGTCTCCTGA
- a CDS encoding phytanoyl-CoA dioxygenase family protein: MALSAIQTGERFTGEETEHIRRCFQRDGYYAFGRLMEDEEVEALRTDMQRKWDDPRMHEPARDQIRGTSLMRMFEYSYAFRDLIVREPFASLAEAILGDDCHCMSQNALYTPPNPKAAPDGPGGWHLDDLVHFPLPDGVPRHDSAVPPPCFVMQIFTPLTDVEAVRYGPTQVVPGSHFAGRQPHLPHEQDRPTFDGRGPHSFLVRKGDAYMFNNQVWHRGAPNASDRARLMAGVTYSKRFIAQKFHPFIDYRMPGHVWAEASPRLQRMLGRHSKGAYG; this comes from the coding sequence ATGGCACTGAGCGCTATTCAGACCGGCGAGCGGTTCACCGGCGAGGAGACCGAGCATATCCGCCGCTGCTTTCAGCGGGATGGCTACTATGCCTTCGGCCGGTTGATGGAAGACGAAGAGGTGGAGGCTCTGCGGACGGATATGCAGCGCAAGTGGGACGATCCCCGCATGCACGAACCGGCGCGGGACCAGATCCGCGGCACCAGCCTGATGCGCATGTTCGAGTATTCCTATGCTTTCCGCGACCTCATCGTGCGCGAGCCTTTCGCGAGTCTGGCGGAGGCCATTCTCGGCGACGACTGCCACTGCATGTCCCAGAACGCGCTCTACACACCGCCCAATCCTAAGGCGGCCCCAGACGGCCCGGGCGGATGGCACCTGGACGACCTGGTCCATTTCCCCCTGCCGGATGGCGTGCCGCGCCACGACTCCGCCGTACCCCCGCCCTGTTTCGTCATGCAGATCTTCACGCCACTGACCGACGTGGAAGCGGTGCGCTACGGTCCCACACAGGTCGTTCCCGGCAGCCATTTCGCGGGACGCCAGCCCCATCTGCCCCATGAGCAGGATCGGCCCACATTCGACGGCCGGGGGCCCCACTCCTTCCTCGTCCGGAAGGGTGACGCCTACATGTTCAACAACCAGGTCTGGCACCGCGGGGCGCCGAACGCGTCGGACCGCGCCAGGCTGATGGCCGGCGTCACCTACAGCAAGCGGTTCATCGCACAGAAATTCCACCCCTTCATCGACTATCGCATGCCCGGCCACGTATGGGCCGAGGCGTCGCCCCGCCTGCAGCGCATGCTGGGCCGGCACAGCAAGGGAGCGTACGGCTGA
- a CDS encoding magnesium chelatase: MDYTAATTIGALRGMGYPQRTVKDEMRDNLIVKLARGEQVFPGIVGYDKTVIPELVNAILSRHDFILLGLRGQAKTRILRALVTLLDEYLPVIAGCEINSSPYAPVSRRARDLVSEHGDDTPIEWIGRSRRYGEKLATPDVTISDLIGDIDPIKAASQRLHYAHEGVIHFGIIPRMNRGVFAVNELPDLQPRIQVGLLNIMEEKDIQIRGFPVRIPLDVMIVFSANPEDYTNRGTIITPLKDRIDSQILTHYPVSREYAMAITDQEAWTERSGGVRVDMPSFLRETVEEIAFQARSSEFIDQTSGVSTRMTIAAMENLVSQVEKRCILQGKRSVVPRMCDLSAVIPAMTGKLELVYEGEQEGEVKVAEALIGRAVKEVFGHYFPAAFGEDEERDACYQEVLAWFEEGQTVEISDTMDDKSYYGALNGVDGLRKLAGRHVRTENRAELSVAMEFLLEGLHQHSRISKNVADGRRSYSDMMGSLFEG, translated from the coding sequence ATGGACTACACCGCTGCCACGACCATCGGTGCGCTGCGCGGAATGGGATATCCGCAACGGACCGTCAAGGACGAGATGCGGGACAACCTGATCGTCAAGCTTGCCCGCGGCGAGCAGGTCTTTCCCGGCATCGTCGGATACGACAAGACCGTCATCCCCGAACTGGTCAACGCGATCCTGTCCCGGCACGACTTCATTCTCCTCGGGCTGCGGGGACAGGCGAAGACCCGCATCCTGAGAGCCCTGGTCACACTGCTCGACGAATACCTGCCCGTGATCGCGGGCTGCGAGATCAACAGTTCGCCCTACGCGCCCGTCAGCCGGCGCGCCCGGGACCTCGTGTCCGAACACGGGGACGACACCCCCATCGAATGGATCGGCCGGTCGCGGCGTTACGGCGAGAAGCTCGCCACGCCCGACGTGACCATTTCCGACCTGATCGGCGACATCGATCCCATCAAGGCGGCCTCCCAGCGGCTTCACTACGCCCACGAGGGCGTGATCCACTTCGGCATCATCCCGAGGATGAACCGGGGCGTTTTCGCCGTGAACGAACTGCCCGATCTACAGCCTCGCATCCAGGTCGGCCTGCTGAACATCATGGAGGAGAAGGACATCCAGATCCGGGGATTCCCGGTGCGGATCCCCCTGGACGTGATGATCGTCTTCTCCGCGAACCCGGAAGACTATACCAATCGCGGGACCATCATCACTCCGCTCAAGGACCGGATCGATTCGCAGATCCTGACCCACTATCCCGTCAGCCGCGAATACGCCATGGCCATTACCGACCAGGAGGCCTGGACCGAGCGGTCCGGCGGCGTGCGGGTCGACATGCCGTCCTTCCTGCGCGAAACGGTGGAGGAGATCGCCTTTCAGGCCCGGAGCAGCGAGTTCATCGACCAGACCTCCGGCGTAAGCACGCGCATGACCATCGCCGCCATGGAGAACCTGGTCAGCCAGGTCGAGAAGCGATGCATCCTGCAGGGCAAGCGGTCCGTCGTGCCCCGCATGTGCGACCTGTCCGCCGTGATCCCGGCGATGACGGGCAAGCTGGAACTCGTTTACGAGGGCGAGCAGGAAGGCGAGGTTAAAGTAGCCGAGGCGCTGATCGGCCGGGCCGTGAAGGAAGTCTTCGGACACTATTTCCCCGCAGCCTTCGGCGAAGATGAGGAACGCGACGCGTGCTACCAGGAAGTCCTCGCCTGGTTTGAAGAAGGACAGACGGTCGAGATTTCAGACACCATGGACGACAAATCCTATTATGGCGCGCTGAACGGCGTCGACGGGTTGCGGAAGCTGGCCGGCCGGCACGTCCGGACGGAAAACCGGGCGGAACTGTCCGTTGCAATGGAGTTCCTGCTCGAGGGCCTGCACCAGCATTCGAGGATCAGCAAGAACGTCGCCGACGGCCGGCGATCCTACAGCGATATGATGGGCAGTCTGTTCGAAGGCTGA
- a CDS encoding translation initiation factor IF-3: MIRVPQVRVISAEGEQVGIMETREAMQLASGADLDLVEVSPDARPPVCKIMDFGKYKYEQSKRVKESRKKQHVTQLKEIRFKTPKISEHDLEYRAEQARDFLKHGNKVKVSVRFWGREMTHVELGQRKLEHMAQILEDVGTIEQRPRLEGRSMSLVLMPR, encoded by the coding sequence ATGATTCGCGTGCCCCAGGTGCGGGTGATCAGCGCGGAAGGCGAGCAGGTCGGCATCATGGAGACCAGGGAGGCCATGCAGCTTGCGTCCGGCGCCGACCTCGACCTCGTGGAAGTGTCGCCCGATGCCCGCCCGCCCGTCTGCAAGATCATGGACTTTGGCAAGTACAAGTACGAGCAGAGCAAGCGGGTAAAGGAATCGCGCAAGAAGCAGCACGTGACGCAACTGAAGGAGATCCGCTTCAAGACGCCCAAGATCAGCGAACACGACCTGGAGTACCGGGCCGAACAGGCCCGCGATTTCCTGAAGCACGGGAACAAGGTCAAGGTGTCCGTGCGGTTCTGGGGCCGTGAAATGACGCACGTGGAACTGGGCCAGCGGAAACTGGAGCACATGGCGCAGATACTGGAAGACGTGGGCACCATCGAACAGCGGCCCAGGCTGGAAGGCCGCAGCATGTCGCTGGTCCTCATGCCGAGGTAG